Proteins from one Natrinema salifodinae genomic window:
- a CDS encoding D-2-hydroxyacid dehydrogenase, protein MSNDTPDVLVLRSDTHGLPAREYADLLDDRLPTHDVELAQTPAEERELIEHATVVSGVDIDEELLDQAEDLELFAGIAAGYNHLPLETMREMDVAVTNASGIHAPNIAEQVVGYVLTFSRRLQEGLRRKNRREWRHYQGGELKGSTVTIVGLGAIGTAVVERLSGFDVETIGIRYTPEKGGPTDEVVGFEREAVHDALARTEYLVIAAPLTETTRGLLSGSEFETLPPNAKVINVGRGKIIDTDALVSAIQTNQIDGAALDVTDPEPLPADHPLWQFENVIITPHNAGHSPKHWDRLAEIVADNVTDLSETGDAAGLTNLV, encoded by the coding sequence ATGAGCAACGATACACCGGACGTTCTCGTCCTACGCTCGGACACGCACGGATTGCCAGCGCGCGAGTACGCAGACCTACTCGACGACCGACTACCGACCCACGACGTCGAACTCGCCCAGACACCGGCCGAGGAACGCGAGCTCATCGAACACGCTACCGTCGTCTCGGGCGTCGACATCGACGAGGAATTGTTGGACCAGGCGGAGGACCTTGAGCTATTCGCGGGGATCGCTGCGGGGTATAATCACCTGCCCCTCGAGACCATGCGAGAGATGGACGTTGCCGTAACTAACGCCTCCGGGATCCACGCACCGAACATCGCGGAGCAAGTCGTCGGATACGTCTTGACCTTCTCGCGCCGGCTGCAGGAAGGCTTGAGACGAAAGAACCGTCGCGAGTGGCGTCACTACCAAGGCGGCGAACTGAAGGGGAGTACGGTCACCATCGTCGGTCTCGGCGCGATTGGCACGGCCGTCGTCGAACGACTCTCTGGATTCGACGTCGAGACGATCGGGATCAGGTACACGCCCGAGAAGGGAGGACCGACGGACGAGGTCGTGGGATTCGAACGCGAGGCCGTACACGACGCGCTCGCACGGACCGAGTACCTCGTTATCGCCGCGCCGCTGACGGAGACGACGCGAGGACTGCTTTCCGGTTCCGAATTCGAGACGCTTCCTCCGAACGCGAAGGTGATCAACGTGGGTCGAGGGAAGATCATCGATACCGACGCACTCGTATCCGCTATTCAAACGAACCAGATTGATGGTGCGGCGCTCGACGTGACTGACCCCGAACCGCTCCCCGCAGATCATCCGTTATGGCAGTTTGAGAACGTCATTATTACCCCGCACAACGCCGGCCACAGCCCGAAACACTGGGACCGATTAGCCGAGATCGTTGCCGACAACGTCACAGATCTGTCCGAAACGGGCGACGCCGCTGGACTCACTAATCTCGTCTGA